The Aureimonas mangrovi genome includes a region encoding these proteins:
- a CDS encoding ubiquinol-cytochrome C chaperone family protein — protein MFERWRRRRQNREVVERTYGAVVARARRPALYLEGAVPDTVLGRYEALGIEVLLLMERCRADPALRAFSQDVVDRFMLDMDHSLREIGIGYQGVPRRMRRLAERFYTRVADYDGPLTARDEVALAAALRKRVFAGEAPEGAADFLARQMIATARGYEALSADDILSGRIAPHAQGEDADVR, from the coding sequence ATGTTCGAGCGCTGGCGCCGCAGGCGGCAGAACCGCGAAGTGGTGGAGCGGACCTACGGGGCCGTGGTGGCGCGCGCGCGTCGTCCCGCGCTCTATCTGGAGGGCGCCGTCCCGGATACGGTGCTCGGCCGCTACGAGGCGCTCGGCATCGAGGTGCTGCTCCTGATGGAGCGCTGCCGAGCCGACCCCGCCTTGAGGGCCTTTTCGCAGGACGTCGTGGACCGTTTCATGCTCGACATGGACCATTCGCTGCGCGAGATCGGCATCGGCTATCAGGGCGTGCCACGTCGGATGCGGCGCCTGGCCGAGCGCTTCTACACGCGCGTGGCGGACTACGACGGCCCGCTCACCGCGCGCGACGAGGTTGCCCTTGCCGCCGCGCTGCGCAAGCGCGTCTTCGCCGGCGAGGCGCCGGAGGGTGCGGCTGATTTTCTCGCCCGCCAGATGATCGCCACGGCGCGCGGCTATGAGGCTTTGAGCGCGGACGATATCCTGTCCGGCCGCATCGCGCCGCATGCGCAGGGAGAGGATGCAGATGTCCGCTGA
- the ribH gene encoding 6,7-dimethyl-8-ribityllumazine synthase — protein sequence MSSAPHLLIVEARFYDHIADFLLAGAKARIEEAGGTYDVVTVPGALEIPAAIGFALSGADEGGRDYDGFVALGCVIRGETYHFDIVAGESSRALMDLSIAENAAIGNGILTVENEAQALERARPDRLDKGAGAAGAALTMIALREKLGA from the coding sequence ATGTCCAGCGCCCCGCATCTCCTCATCGTCGAGGCCCGGTTCTACGATCACATCGCAGACTTCCTGCTGGCGGGCGCCAAGGCGCGCATCGAGGAGGCGGGCGGCACCTACGACGTCGTCACCGTGCCCGGCGCGCTGGAGATCCCCGCCGCGATCGGCTTCGCTTTGAGCGGCGCGGACGAGGGCGGGCGTGACTATGACGGCTTCGTCGCGCTCGGCTGCGTCATCCGCGGCGAGACGTATCATTTCGACATCGTCGCGGGCGAAAGCTCGCGCGCCCTCATGGATCTCTCGATCGCGGAGAACGCGGCCATCGGCAACGGCATCCTGACCGTGGAGAACGAGGCGCAGGCACTGGAGCGCGCCCGGCCGGACAGGTTGGACAAGGGCGCGGGAGCGGCGGGCGCCGCCCTGACGATGATCGCGCTGCGCGAAAAGCTCGGAGCCTGA
- a CDS encoding L,D-transpeptidase family protein translates to MNDGKSANGRSQISRRHFVTSAAALAGAALPGAAFAQSALDGLLAAPSRGGWNDQFDTRGASSHDVTSYQPIFSQNTVMAMQGAINSYNQIVMSGGWPMVPEQGTMKLGVQGPAVQALRERLAISGDLPRSAGNGQAYDSYVEGAVRRFQARHGLPADGVVAEHSFAALNVPANIRLGQLQTNISRVQAVQPASGRSVTVNIPAAFVEAVENGRVVQRHTVVVGKVDRQTPILDSRITNLNLNPYWHAPASIVRKDIIPLMRNDPTYLERNEIYIYASDGSVIPPETIDWNTEEAVRYLFRQEPGRNNAMSSVRINFPNPHAVFMHDTPQQSTFSQLMRFESSGCVRIQNVRDLIVWIARDTGWDRARIEQQIASRQRQDIDLANPIPLHFSYITAWATDPTVVQFRDDIYHRDGSQQLAMSDAAPAAYQPGEQAYADLPF, encoded by the coding sequence ATGAACGACGGCAAGTCGGCGAACGGGCGCTCGCAAATCTCGCGCCGTCATTTCGTCACCAGCGCTGCGGCTCTGGCCGGCGCCGCCCTTCCGGGAGCGGCCTTCGCCCAGTCGGCGCTGGACGGCCTCCTCGCCGCGCCCTCGCGCGGCGGCTGGAACGACCAGTTCGATACGCGTGGCGCCAGCTCGCACGACGTGACGAGCTACCAGCCGATCTTCTCGCAGAACACCGTGATGGCGATGCAGGGCGCCATCAATTCCTACAACCAGATCGTCATGTCCGGCGGCTGGCCGATGGTGCCCGAGCAGGGCACGATGAAGCTCGGCGTTCAGGGGCCCGCCGTACAGGCGCTGCGTGAGCGCCTTGCCATCTCCGGCGATCTGCCGCGCTCGGCCGGCAACGGCCAGGCCTACGACAGCTATGTCGAGGGCGCGGTGCGCCGCTTCCAGGCGCGCCACGGCCTGCCGGCCGATGGTGTCGTCGCCGAACACAGCTTCGCTGCACTGAACGTGCCGGCCAATATCCGCCTTGGCCAGCTCCAGACCAATATCAGCCGCGTGCAGGCGGTCCAGCCGGCGTCGGGCCGCTCGGTCACGGTCAACATTCCGGCCGCCTTCGTCGAGGCGGTCGAGAACGGCCGCGTCGTGCAGCGTCACACCGTCGTTGTCGGCAAGGTCGACCGCCAGACGCCGATCCTCGATTCGCGGATCACGAACCTCAATCTCAACCCATACTGGCATGCCCCGGCCTCGATCGTGCGCAAGGACATCATCCCCCTCATGCGCAACGATCCGACCTATCTCGAGCGCAACGAGATCTACATCTACGCCTCCGACGGCTCGGTCATTCCGCCCGAGACGATCGACTGGAACACCGAGGAAGCCGTGCGCTACCTGTTCCGGCAGGAGCCGGGCCGCAACAACGCGATGTCGTCAGTGCGCATCAACTTCCCGAACCCGCATGCGGTGTTCATGCACGACACGCCGCAGCAGAGCACGTTCTCGCAGCTCATGCGCTTCGAATCGTCGGGCTGCGTGCGCATCCAGAACGTGCGTGATCTCATCGTCTGGATCGCGCGCGACACGGGCTGGGACCGGGCGCGAATCGAGCAGCAGATCGCCTCGCGCCAGCGCCAGGACATCGATCTCGCCAACCCGATCCCGCTGCACTTCTCCTACATCACCGCCTGGGCGACGGACCCGACGGTCGTCCAGTTCCGCGACGACATCTACCACCGCGACGGTTCGCAGCAGCTGGCGATGTCCGATGCGGCGCCCGCCGCCTATCAGCCGGGCGAACAGGCCTACGCCGACCTGCCGTTCTGA
- the ldtR gene encoding transcriptional regulator LdtR codes for MINQQLKREDVAGTDKVDLKSLYLETLQLVERLHRRLLDVIKDEFDRAGRTDINAVQALLLFNIGDSVLTAGELRTRGFYLGSNVSYNLKKLVELGFINHQKSRVDRRSVRVSLTPEGLAIAEIVAELYERHIGSIDKVGGLDEQEFQKMNRSLQRLDRFWNDSIMYRL; via the coding sequence ATGATCAATCAGCAGCTCAAGCGTGAAGACGTCGCCGGTACCGACAAGGTCGATCTGAAGTCGCTGTATCTGGAGACGCTCCAGCTCGTCGAGCGCCTTCACCGCCGTCTGCTCGACGTCATCAAGGACGAGTTCGACCGCGCCGGCCGCACCGACATCAACGCCGTGCAGGCGCTGCTGCTTTTCAATATCGGCGACTCGGTGCTCACCGCCGGCGAGCTGCGCACCCGCGGCTTCTATCTCGGCTCGAACGTCTCCTACAATCTGAAGAAGCTGGTCGAGCTCGGCTTCATCAATCACCAGAAGTCGCGGGTCGACCGCCGTTCGGTGCGCGTCTCGCTGACGCCAGAGGGTCTCGCCATCGCGGAGATCGTCGCCGAGCTCTACGAGCGCCACATCGGCTCGATCGACAAGGTGGGCGGTCTCGACGAGCAGGAATTCCAGAAAATGAACCGCTCGCTCCAGCGTCTCGATCGCTTCTGGAACGATTCGATCATGTATCGCCTTTAA
- the nrdR gene encoding transcriptional regulator NrdR has product MRCPYCGSQDSQVKDSRPAEDGAAIRRRRVCPDCSGRFTTFERVQLRDLSVVKRSGRRVPFDRDKLARSVQTALRKRPVEGERVERMISGIVRRLEQTGEAEVSSNDIGLLVMEALRGFDDVAYVRFASVYRDFREAGDFGDILNELATRPTLPIEREDEE; this is encoded by the coding sequence TTGCGCTGCCCCTATTGCGGCTCGCAGGACAGCCAGGTGAAGGATTCGCGCCCCGCTGAGGACGGGGCCGCGATCCGTCGCCGGCGCGTCTGCCCGGACTGCTCCGGCCGCTTCACCACCTTCGAGCGGGTGCAGCTGCGGGACCTCAGCGTCGTCAAGCGCTCGGGTCGTCGCGTCCCGTTCGACCGTGACAAGCTCGCCCGCTCGGTGCAGACCGCGCTGCGCAAGCGCCCCGTCGAGGGCGAGCGCGTGGAGCGTATGATCTCCGGCATCGTGCGCCGCCTCGAACAGACGGGCGAGGCGGAGGTTTCCTCCAACGATATCGGCCTTCTGGTGATGGAGGCGCTGCGTGGTTTCGACGACGTCGCCTATGTGCGCTTCGCTTCCGTGTATCGCGACTTCCGCGAGGCGGGCGATTTCGGCGACATCCTGAACGAGCTTGCCACGCGCCCGACCTTGCCGATCGAGCGCGAGGACGAGGAGTGA
- the glyA gene encoding serine hydroxymethyltransferase → MSEAPAIQPQAPADTFFSGGIASGDPALFAAMKDELHRQQHEIELIASENIVSRAVLEAQGSVLTNKYAEGYPGRRYYGGCQFVDVVEQLAIDRAKELFSCGFANVQPNSGSQANQAVLFALSKPGDTLLGMSLDAGGHLTHGAKPNLSGRWFNAVQYGLDVETGLIDYDQVAALAQEHRPAIVIAGGSAYSRRIDFARFREIADSVGAYLWVDMAHFAGLVAAGEHPSPFPHAHVATSTTHKTLRGPRGGLVLTNDEDIAKKINSAIFPGLQGGPLMHVIAGKAVAFGEALTPAYRSYIAAVAENARVLAQTVREGGLDIVSGGTDTHLMLVDLRPKMLTGKASEAALERAGITCNKNGVPNDPQKPTITSGIRLGTPAATTRGFGPAEFREVGQLIVQVLDGLKAANSDEGNAAVEQSVKERVVALTSRFPIYPSLG, encoded by the coding sequence ATGTCCGAGGCCCCCGCCATCCAGCCGCAGGCACCCGCCGACACCTTCTTCTCCGGCGGCATCGCCTCCGGCGACCCCGCGCTCTTCGCGGCGATGAAGGACGAGCTGCACCGTCAGCAGCACGAGATCGAACTGATCGCGTCCGAGAACATCGTCTCGCGTGCCGTTCTCGAGGCGCAAGGCTCGGTGCTGACCAACAAGTATGCCGAGGGCTACCCCGGCCGGCGCTACTACGGCGGCTGCCAGTTCGTCGACGTCGTCGAGCAGCTCGCGATCGACCGCGCCAAGGAGCTTTTCTCCTGCGGCTTCGCCAACGTCCAGCCGAACTCCGGCAGCCAGGCGAACCAGGCCGTGCTGTTCGCGCTCTCCAAGCCGGGCGACACGCTGCTCGGCATGAGCCTCGATGCCGGCGGCCATCTGACGCACGGTGCCAAGCCCAACCTGTCCGGCCGCTGGTTCAACGCGGTTCAGTACGGGCTCGACGTCGAGACCGGCCTGATCGACTACGACCAAGTGGCGGCCCTCGCGCAGGAGCATCGCCCCGCGATCGTGATCGCTGGCGGCTCGGCCTATTCGCGCCGGATCGATTTTGCCCGCTTCCGCGAGATCGCCGACAGCGTCGGCGCTTATCTCTGGGTCGACATGGCCCACTTCGCCGGTCTGGTGGCGGCGGGCGAGCATCCGAGCCCGTTCCCGCACGCCCATGTCGCGACCTCGACCACGCACAAGACGCTGCGCGGCCCGCGCGGCGGCCTCGTCCTCACCAATGACGAGGACATCGCCAAGAAGATCAATTCGGCGATCTTCCCGGGCCTGCAGGGCGGCCCGCTGATGCACGTCATCGCCGGCAAGGCGGTGGCCTTCGGCGAGGCGCTGACGCCGGCCTATCGCTCCTACATCGCGGCCGTCGCCGAGAATGCCCGCGTTCTGGCCCAGACAGTGCGCGAGGGCGGCCTCGACATCGTCTCCGGCGGCACGGACACGCATCTGATGCTGGTCGATCTTCGCCCGAAAATGTTGACGGGCAAGGCCTCGGAGGCCGCGCTCGAGCGCGCCGGCATCACCTGCAACAAGAACGGCGTGCCGAACGACCCGCAGAAGCCGACGATCACCTCCGGCATCCGCCTCGGCACCCCGGCCGCGACGACACGCGGCTTCGGTCCGGCCGAGTTCCGCGAGGTCGGCCAGCTCATCGTCCAGGTTCTCGACGGGCTGAAGGCTGCGAACTCGGACGAGGGCAATGCGGCGGTCGAGCAGTCGGTGAAGGAGCGCGTCGTCGCGCTCACGAGCCGCTTCCCGATCTATCCGAGCCTCGGCTGA
- a CDS encoding DUF177 domain-containing protein translates to MSAERRAQKPVLDCDVVVSRLPRSGLEVTYEANARERSALADLLSVLDVESVTARVTVSPWRRDGVSVRGRLTAEVTQASVVSLEPVEQAIDEEVDLVFLPEGSRLARPRQAADGELVVDPEGDDVPETFTGDRIPLGGAFAEIVALALDPYPRGGGESFEPAPDDAADAEPERPVSPFAALSRLKPGEK, encoded by the coding sequence ATGTCCGCTGAGCGGCGTGCGCAAAAGCCGGTTCTCGATTGCGACGTGGTCGTCTCGCGGCTGCCGCGCTCGGGTCTCGAGGTGACCTACGAGGCGAACGCACGCGAACGCTCCGCGCTCGCCGACCTTCTCTCGGTTCTGGACGTCGAGAGCGTCACGGCCCGCGTGACGGTCTCGCCCTGGCGGCGGGACGGCGTGTCGGTGCGCGGCCGCCTAACCGCCGAGGTCACGCAGGCCTCCGTCGTCTCGCTGGAGCCCGTCGAACAGGCGATCGACGAGGAGGTAGACCTCGTCTTTCTGCCGGAGGGCTCGCGCCTCGCGCGCCCCCGCCAGGCCGCCGACGGCGAACTCGTCGTCGACCCCGAAGGCGATGACGTTCCCGAGACCTTCACGGGCGATCGCATTCCCCTTGGCGGCGCTTTCGCCGAGATCGTGGCGCTGGCGCTCGATCCTTATCCGCGCGGGGGTGGCGAGAGCTTCGAGCCGGCGCCGGACGATGCGGCGGATGCCGAGCCCGAGCGGCCGGTCTCGCCCTTTGCGGCCCTTTCGCGCCTGAAACCCGGCGAGAAGTGA
- a CDS encoding DUF6163 family protein encodes MTIEIDGTGPDRTLNGRLTLWLYRVAALALFGLGLFYWVRLVGIYGGSLWRFDLMPTQWKTAAAALAVLCPVAGVGLWMAVSWGVVVWVIVALVEAGIACGFGAEAQMNGVIAIAHGLGLLVFAGLRLNAWLGGRRAVKV; translated from the coding sequence ATGACGATCGAGATCGACGGAACAGGACCCGATAGGACGCTGAACGGCAGGCTGACGCTCTGGCTCTATCGCGTGGCGGCGCTGGCACTGTTCGGCCTCGGCCTTTTCTACTGGGTCCGGCTCGTCGGCATCTATGGCGGTTCGCTCTGGCGCTTCGACCTGATGCCAACCCAGTGGAAGACGGCGGCGGCCGCGCTCGCGGTCCTGTGTCCTGTCGCCGGCGTCGGCCTGTGGATGGCGGTGTCCTGGGGCGTCGTCGTCTGGGTGATCGTGGCCTTGGTCGAGGCCGGAATCGCCTGCGGCTTCGGCGCGGAGGCGCAGATGAACGGCGTCATCGCCATCGCCCACGGTCTCGGCCTTCTCGTCTTCGCCGGCCTGCGCCTCAACGCCTGGCTCGGCGGGCGCCGCGCCGTGAAGGTGTAG
- a CDS encoding riboflavin synthase, protein MMFTGIVTDIGHVEHAETLAEGRRFRIATAYDPAGIEIGASIACAGVCLTVTALPEAGANARWFEVEAWEEALRLTSAGVWGEGTSLNLERALKVGDELGGHLVSGHVDGRAEIVSIEDEGEARRFRLRAPPELSRFIAQKGSVCLDGTSLTVNGVEDDVFDVLLIRHSLAVTTWGERQVGDTVNLEVDQIARYAERLFSAAPAA, encoded by the coding sequence CTGATGTTCACCGGGATCGTCACCGATATCGGCCATGTGGAGCATGCCGAGACGCTCGCCGAGGGCCGGCGCTTCCGCATCGCCACGGCCTACGATCCGGCCGGGATCGAGATCGGCGCCTCCATCGCATGCGCCGGCGTCTGCCTCACGGTGACCGCGCTGCCGGAAGCGGGCGCCAACGCGCGCTGGTTCGAGGTGGAGGCTTGGGAGGAGGCCCTGCGGCTGACGAGCGCCGGCGTCTGGGGGGAGGGCACCTCCCTCAATCTCGAACGCGCGCTCAAGGTCGGCGACGAACTCGGCGGCCATCTCGTGTCCGGCCATGTCGATGGTCGTGCCGAGATCGTCTCGATCGAGGACGAGGGGGAGGCGCGCCGCTTCCGCCTGCGCGCGCCGCCCGAGCTTTCGCGCTTCATCGCTCAGAAGGGCTCGGTCTGCCTCGACGGCACCTCGCTCACAGTCAACGGCGTCGAGGACGATGTCTTCGACGTCCTCCTCATCCGGCACTCATTGGCCGTCACGACCTGGGGCGAGCGGCAGGTTGGCGACACGGTGAACCTTGAGGTTGACCAGATTGCGCGTTATGCCGAGCGCCTGTTCTCGGCCGCCCCTGCGGCCTGA
- the nusB gene encoding transcription antitermination factor NusB, translated as MSEIEQKQQRPLRPANKRGAARLAAVQALYQMDVGGTGLLETMAEHENFRLGQELDGDTYREADAAWFRDIVSGVVRGQKTIDPLVHSSLTADWPLSRLDTTLRAILRAGAYELTNRQDVPMAVIVAEYVDIAKAFYTDDEPRLVNAVLDRVARRSRGEGRGREIES; from the coding sequence GTGTCCGAGATCGAGCAGAAACAGCAGCGCCCGCTGCGTCCCGCCAACAAGCGCGGCGCCGCGCGTCTCGCGGCCGTGCAGGCGCTCTACCAGATGGATGTCGGCGGCACCGGCCTTCTGGAGACGATGGCGGAACACGAGAACTTCCGGCTCGGCCAGGAGCTCGACGGCGACACCTATCGCGAGGCCGACGCGGCCTGGTTCCGCGACATCGTCTCGGGCGTCGTGCGCGGCCAGAAGACGATCGATCCGCTCGTCCATTCCTCGCTGACGGCGGACTGGCCGCTTTCGCGGCTCGACACGACGCTGCGCGCCATCCTGCGCGCTGGCGCCTACGAGCTGACGAACCGGCAGGACGTGCCGATGGCGGTGATCGTCGCCGAATATGTCGACATCGCCAAGGCGTTCTACACCGACGACGAGCCACGCCTCGTCAATGCCGTCCTCGACCGGGTGGCGCGTCGCTCGCGCGGCGAAGGGCGCGGGCGCGAGATCGAGAGCTGA
- a CDS encoding outer membrane protein assembly factor BamE, with amino-acid sequence MRSIARHRRPLAVAAGLGVALALAGCTTAQVYNQGYVIDEQALSLVPEGSSREQVLLALGSPSTTATFDSEVFYYISQQRVRPMQFMQPRLVDQRILAVYFGQDGRVRQIANYGLQDGRVFDFISRTTPTGGRDQSFLGQLLSSEAGGGLGGQPTLGRPRTAGDIGPQR; translated from the coding sequence ATGAGATCGATTGCCCGTCACCGCCGCCCCCTCGCCGTCGCGGCGGGTCTGGGTGTGGCGCTGGCCCTTGCGGGCTGCACGACGGCCCAGGTCTACAACCAAGGCTACGTGATCGACGAGCAGGCGCTCTCGCTGGTTCCTGAAGGCTCCTCGCGCGAGCAGGTGCTTCTGGCGCTCGGCTCCCCCTCCACTACGGCGACCTTCGATTCGGAGGTGTTCTACTACATCTCCCAGCAGCGCGTTCGCCCCATGCAGTTCATGCAGCCGCGTCTCGTCGACCAGCGGATTCTCGCCGTCTATTTCGGGCAGGACGGGCGCGTGCGCCAGATCGCCAATTACGGCCTGCAGGACGGGCGCGTCTTCGACTTCATTTCCCGCACAACGCCGACCGGCGGGCGCGACCAGAGCTTCCTCGGCCAGCTTCTGTCCTCTGAGGCCGGCGGTGGGCTGGGTGGCCAGCCGACGCTCGGCCGGCCGCGCACGGCGGGTGACATCGGCCCGCAGCGCTGA
- the ribD gene encoding bifunctional diaminohydroxyphosphoribosylaminopyrimidine deaminase/5-amino-6-(5-phosphoribosylamino)uracil reductase RibD, which yields MAAAIRYGERHAGLTGTNPSVSTLVVRFDEGGPRIVGRGVTALGGRPHAETVALAEAGELARGATAYVTLEPCAHHGRTPPCAEALVAAGITRVVSAAADPDPRVDGKGHAILRTGGIEVVPGVMAAEAARSLSGYLTRHRLNRPEVTLKMALSADGMIGARGRGQVAITGAVANAQTHLVRARSDAILVGVGTVLEDDPALTCRLPGLTERSPMRIVVDPRLDTPVSARLAEEARAIPTHLVASSHADEERRRALREAGFDFFAAEPDEKGRVALPELLDDLGARGVSTILVEGGAALARSFLEDDLVDRLTLVVAPCTVGEDGVRGPIGLAEASERFYLTREVRFGDDRWYEFERKEG from the coding sequence ATGGCTGCCGCCATCCGCTATGGCGAGCGCCACGCGGGGCTCACCGGCACCAACCCGTCCGTCTCGACCCTCGTCGTTCGCTTCGATGAGGGTGGCCCGCGCATCGTCGGGCGCGGCGTCACCGCGCTCGGCGGCCGGCCCCATGCCGAGACGGTGGCGCTTGCAGAGGCGGGCGAACTGGCACGCGGCGCGACGGCCTATGTCACGCTGGAGCCCTGCGCCCATCACGGCCGCACGCCGCCTTGCGCGGAGGCGCTGGTCGCGGCGGGCATCACGCGCGTCGTCTCGGCGGCGGCCGATCCCGATCCCCGCGTCGATGGCAAGGGCCACGCGATCCTGCGCACCGGTGGCATCGAGGTGGTGCCCGGCGTGATGGCGGCCGAGGCCGCGCGCTCGCTCTCCGGCTATCTCACACGCCACCGCCTGAACCGCCCGGAGGTGACATTGAAGATGGCGCTTTCGGCGGACGGGATGATCGGCGCGCGCGGGCGTGGCCAGGTCGCGATCACCGGCGCCGTCGCCAACGCGCAGACCCATCTGGTGCGCGCGCGCTCGGACGCGATCCTCGTCGGCGTCGGCACGGTACTGGAGGACGACCCGGCGCTCACCTGCCGCCTGCCGGGCCTCACCGAGCGCTCGCCGATGCGCATCGTGGTCGATCCGCGCCTCGATACGCCGGTTTCGGCACGCCTTGCCGAGGAAGCGCGCGCGATCCCGACCCATCTTGTCGCCTCCTCCCATGCCGACGAGGAGCGGCGCCGCGCGCTGCGCGAGGCCGGCTTCGACTTCTTCGCCGCCGAACCGGACGAGAAGGGCCGCGTGGCACTGCCCGAACTTCTCGACGATCTCGGCGCGCGGGGCGTCTCGACCATTCTCGTGGAAGGGGGCGCCGCGTTGGCTCGCAGCTTCCTGGAGGACGATCTCGTGGACAGGCTGACGCTCGTCGTCGCCCCCTGCACCGTGGGAGAGGACGGCGTGCGCGGGCCGATCGGGCTGGCGGAAGCGTCCGAGCGTTTTTATCTGACGCGGGAGGTGCGGTTCGGCGACGACCGCTGGTACGAGTTCGAACGGAAAGAGGGCTGA